A stretch of the Thalassotalea euphylliae genome encodes the following:
- a CDS encoding energy transducer TonB — MRYILCLLFLSFACSSQVFIPAKLLDNANKKYREDSFASRVESYAYISFVINKEGKATDIVLIDKSDFRDISGVAKQWLKNLTYQPARIYDKPINSEQRLLWRYDKALSSGSNDGISPRFAQSYEKTKSLVKDNDVKAEHELNNVKQATKNLTEQAFYAFISSFVYAQAKDWPRYGEHVFDAWMLKDFLDNHSAYTATKNLFDYALYKQDHRLALEVANSFKTLSGIEISAQVYQSYYDSVQQSIEQHKEITKRYSISEESPAYHAITRREVQLETVSDNVEAQLRCKNHVENVSITEMLLIPSTAIDCRLLVRATEDTELTIVESGAVHIKLGEILD; from the coding sequence ATGCGCTATATTCTTTGTTTATTGTTCTTGTCTTTTGCTTGCTCCTCGCAAGTCTTTATCCCTGCCAAGTTATTGGATAATGCCAATAAAAAGTATCGTGAAGATAGCTTTGCGTCTCGAGTAGAATCGTATGCTTACATAAGTTTTGTTATCAATAAAGAAGGCAAAGCAACTGACATAGTCCTTATAGACAAAAGTGACTTTAGAGATATTTCGGGGGTGGCAAAGCAATGGCTTAAAAACCTAACTTACCAGCCAGCGAGAATTTATGATAAGCCTATCAATAGTGAGCAAAGACTACTATGGCGTTATGACAAAGCGCTAAGTAGTGGCTCTAACGATGGAATATCACCTCGCTTTGCTCAGTCATATGAGAAAACTAAGTCATTAGTCAAAGACAATGACGTTAAGGCAGAACATGAGTTGAACAACGTAAAGCAAGCTACGAAGAACTTAACTGAACAAGCATTTTACGCATTTATTAGTAGTTTTGTTTATGCACAGGCAAAGGATTGGCCTCGCTATGGCGAGCACGTGTTTGATGCTTGGATGCTAAAAGACTTCTTAGATAATCACTCGGCTTACACGGCAACAAAAAACTTATTCGATTATGCACTTTACAAGCAAGATCATCGGCTTGCACTGGAAGTCGCTAACTCCTTTAAAACCTTATCAGGAATTGAGATATCTGCTCAGGTTTACCAGTCTTATTATGATAGCGTGCAGCAGAGTATCGAGCAGCACAAGGAAATAACCAAGCGCTATTCTATCAGTGAAGAGTCTCCTGCTTATCACGCTATCACCAGGCGAGAAGTTCAACTAGAAACAGTTAGTGATAATGTGGAAGCTCAACTTCGCTGTAAAAACCATGTCGAAAATGTTTCCATAACAGAAATGCTATTAATTCCTTCAACAGCAATTGATTGTCGCTTGCTTGTCCGAGCAACGGAAGACACCGAGCTAACTATAGTTGAAAGCGGGGCTGTGCATATTAAGTTAGGCGAGATATTGGATTAG
- the rpsG gene encoding 30S ribosomal protein S7: protein MPRRRVVGQRKILPDPKFGNELLAKFINILMVDGKKAVAEKIVYGALDILAEKNNEKEHLDLFEEALENIRPAVEVKSRRVGGSTYQVPVEVRPVRRNALAMRWLVEAARKRGEKSMAQRLANEMLDAAENKGSAVKKREDVHRMAEANKAFAHYRW from the coding sequence ATGCCAAGAAGACGCGTCGTAGGGCAACGTAAAATATTGCCAGACCCGAAGTTCGGTAACGAATTATTAGCAAAATTCATCAACATCCTTATGGTTGATGGTAAAAAAGCTGTTGCAGAAAAAATCGTTTATGGTGCACTAGACATCTTAGCGGAAAAAAACAACGAGAAAGAACACCTAGACCTTTTCGAAGAAGCGCTAGAAAACATCCGCCCAGCGGTTGAAGTTAAGTCTCGTCGTGTTGGTGGTTCTACTTACCAAGTTCCAGTTGAAGTTCGTCCAGTACGTCGTAACGCACTAGCCATGCGTTGGTTAGTTGAAGCAGCTCGTAAACGTGGTGAAAAATCAATGGCTCAGCGTCTAGCTAACGAAATGTTAGATGCAGCTGAGAACAAAGGTTCAGCGGTTAAGAAACGTGAAGACGTTCACCGTATGGCCGAAGCGAACAAAGCGTTCGCACATTACCGTTGGTAA
- the tuf gene encoding elongation factor Tu, which translates to MAKEKFERSKPHVNVGTIGHVDHGKTTLTAAISAVLTKTHGGEVRDFAQIDNAPEERERGITINTSHIEYDTETRHYAHVDCPGHADYVKNMITGAAQMDGAILVCAATDGPMPQTREHILLSRQVGVPYIIVFLNKCDMVDDEELLELVEMEVRELLSEYDFPGDDLPVIQGSALGALNGEAQWEEKILELANQLDTYIPEPERAIDGDFILPIEDVFSIQGRGTVVTGRVERGIITVGDDVEIVGIKETTTTTCTGVEMFRKLLDEGRAGENCGVLLRGTKRDEVQRGQVLAKPGSITPHTKFESEVYVLTKDEGGRHTPFFKGYRPQFYFRTTDITGAVELPEGVEMVMPGDNLKFVVELINPIAMDEGLRFAIREGGRTVGAGVVSKIID; encoded by the coding sequence ATGGCTAAAGAAAAATTTGAACGTTCGAAACCGCACGTAAACGTTGGTACTATCGGCCACGTTGACCACGGTAAAACTACTTTAACAGCTGCTATCTCTGCAGTATTAACAAAAACTCACGGTGGTGAAGTTCGTGATTTCGCTCAAATCGATAACGCTCCAGAAGAGCGTGAGCGTGGTATTACAATCAATACTTCTCACATCGAGTACGATACAGAAACACGTCACTACGCACACGTAGACTGTCCAGGTCACGCCGATTATGTTAAAAACATGATCACTGGTGCTGCTCAAATGGACGGCGCAATCTTAGTATGTGCTGCGACTGATGGTCCTATGCCACAAACTCGTGAGCACATCCTTCTTTCTCGCCAAGTAGGTGTACCTTACATTATCGTATTCTTAAACAAGTGTGACATGGTAGACGACGAAGAGCTACTTGAGCTTGTAGAGATGGAAGTTCGTGAACTTCTTTCAGAATACGACTTCCCAGGTGACGACTTACCAGTAATCCAAGGTTCTGCATTAGGCGCACTTAACGGTGAAGCACAATGGGAAGAGAAAATCCTTGAGCTTGCTAACCAGTTAGACACTTACATTCCAGAGCCAGAGCGTGCAATCGACGGTGACTTCATCTTACCAATCGAAGACGTATTCTCAATCCAAGGTCGTGGTACTGTAGTAACAGGTCGTGTTGAGCGTGGTATCATCACAGTAGGTGACGACGTAGAAATCGTAGGTATCAAAGAAACTACAACTACTACTTGTACTGGTGTTGAAATGTTCCGTAAGCTTCTTGACGAAGGTCGTGCGGGTGAGAACTGTGGTGTTCTTCTTCGTGGTACTAAGCGTGACGAAGTACAACGTGGTCAAGTACTAGCTAAGCCTGGTTCAATCACTCCACACACTAAGTTCGAGTCTGAAGTTTACGTACTTACTAAAGACGAAGGTGGCCGTCACACGCCATTCTTCAAAGGCTACCGTCCACAGTTCTACTTCCGTACAACTGACATCACTGGTGCTGTAGAGCTTCCAGAAGGTGTAGAAATGGTAATGCCTGGCGACAACTTGAAGTTTGTTGTTGAGCTAATCAACCCAATCGCGATGGACGAAGGTTTACGCTTCGCAATCCGTGAAGGTGGCCGCACAGTAGGTGCTGGTGTTGTATCTAAAATCATCGACTAA
- the fusA gene encoding elongation factor G has product MARTTPIERYRNIGICAHVDAGKTTTTERVLFYTGLSHKIGEVHDGAATMDWMEQEQERGITITSAATTCFWKGMDAQFEDHRVNIIDTPGHVDFTIEVERSLRVLDGAVLVLCASSGVQPQTETVWRQMEKYAVPRMVFVNKMDRMGANFLNVVDQIKNRLGANAVPMQLAIGSEEDFTGVVDLVKMKAINWNEADQGMTFTYEDIPADMQDLAEEWRENLVSEAAEANDDLMEKYLEEGDLSEEEIKAGLRQRTLANEIVLCACGSAFKNKGVQAVLDAVIEYLPAPTEVEAIKGINEDESEGVREADDNAPFAALAFKIATDPFVGTLTFFRTYSGVVQTGDSVYNPVKGKKERFGRIVQMHSNDRQEIKEVRAGDIAAAIGLKDVTTGDTLCDNNNIITLERMEFPEPVISVAVEPKTKADQEKMGIALGKLAAEDPSFRVETDEESGQTIISGMGELHLDIIVDRMMREFKVDCNVGKPQVAYRESIRSTVEAEGKFVRQSGGRGQFGHVWLKMEPIEGDGFEFVNEIVGGVVPKEYIPAVEKGCKEQMESGVLAGYPLLGVKVTLYDGSFHDVDSNEMAFKIAASMGFKKGAMEANPALLEPMMKVEVTTPEENMGDVVGDLNRRRGMIDGMDEGPAGMKLVNALVPLAEMFGYATDLRSATQGRASYSMEFSKYAEAPKAVADSVIESRGG; this is encoded by the coding sequence GTGGCTCGTACAACACCTATTGAGCGTTACCGTAATATCGGTATTTGTGCTCACGTTGACGCAGGTAAAACAACAACAACAGAACGTGTACTTTTCTACACGGGTCTATCTCACAAAATCGGTGAAGTGCACGATGGTGCCGCAACCATGGACTGGATGGAACAAGAGCAAGAGCGTGGTATTACGATTACTTCAGCTGCAACCACTTGTTTCTGGAAAGGTATGGACGCGCAATTTGAAGATCACCGCGTAAACATCATTGATACTCCGGGTCACGTTGATTTCACTATCGAAGTAGAGCGTTCATTACGTGTGCTTGATGGTGCAGTACTAGTACTATGTGCGTCTTCAGGTGTACAACCACAAACCGAAACGGTTTGGCGCCAAATGGAAAAATACGCTGTGCCACGTATGGTATTCGTCAACAAGATGGACCGTATGGGCGCAAACTTCCTAAATGTTGTTGACCAAATTAAGAACCGCTTAGGCGCTAATGCGGTACCTATGCAGTTAGCGATTGGTAGCGAGGAAGATTTCACAGGGGTTGTTGACCTAGTGAAAATGAAAGCGATTAACTGGAATGAAGCCGATCAAGGCATGACCTTCACTTATGAAGACATTCCAGCAGATATGCAAGACTTAGCTGAAGAATGGCGTGAAAACCTAGTGTCAGAAGCGGCTGAAGCAAACGATGACTTGATGGAGAAATACCTAGAAGAAGGTGATCTGTCAGAGGAAGAAATCAAAGCTGGTCTTCGCCAACGTACACTTGCTAACGAAATCGTATTATGTGCTTGTGGCTCAGCCTTTAAGAACAAAGGCGTCCAAGCGGTACTTGATGCCGTAATTGAGTACTTACCAGCACCAACAGAAGTTGAAGCGATTAAAGGTATTAACGAAGACGAGTCTGAAGGTGTTCGAGAAGCTGATGACAATGCGCCATTTGCTGCATTGGCATTTAAAATCGCCACTGACCCATTTGTGGGTACGTTAACGTTCTTCCGCACCTACTCAGGTGTTGTTCAAACTGGCGACAGTGTTTACAACCCAGTCAAAGGCAAGAAAGAGCGCTTTGGTCGTATTGTGCAAATGCACTCAAACGACCGTCAAGAAATTAAAGAAGTTCGCGCTGGCGATATTGCAGCTGCAATTGGCTTAAAAGATGTGACTACCGGTGACACGCTTTGTGATAATAACAATATTATCACGTTAGAGCGTATGGAATTCCCAGAGCCGGTGATCTCCGTTGCTGTAGAGCCAAAAACAAAAGCAGACCAAGAGAAAATGGGTATCGCGTTAGGCAAGCTAGCGGCAGAAGATCCATCATTCCGCGTAGAGACAGATGAAGAGTCAGGCCAAACCATCATTTCTGGTATGGGTGAGCTACACTTAGATATCATTGTCGACCGCATGATGCGTGAATTCAAAGTTGACTGTAACGTTGGTAAGCCACAAGTTGCCTACCGTGAAAGCATTCGTTCAACGGTTGAAGCGGAAGGTAAATTTGTTCGTCAATCAGGTGGCCGTGGTCAATTCGGTCATGTTTGGTTGAAAATGGAACCAATCGAAGGCGATGGTTTCGAATTCGTTAATGAGATTGTTGGTGGTGTGGTTCCAAAAGAATACATCCCAGCAGTTGAAAAAGGTTGTAAAGAGCAGATGGAATCTGGCGTATTAGCCGGTTACCCGCTGCTTGGCGTTAAAGTCACGTTATACGATGGTTCATTCCACGACGTTGACTCTAACGAAATGGCGTTTAAAATCGCTGCGTCTATGGGCTTTAAGAAAGGTGCAATGGAAGCCAATCCTGCACTACTAGAGCCAATGATGAAAGTAGAAGTGACAACGCCAGAAGAGAACATGGGTGATGTGGTAGGCGATTTAAACCGTCGTCGCGGCATGATCGATGGGATGGACGAAGGCCCTGCTGGTATGAAGCTCGTTAACGCGCTTGTGCCATTGGCAGAGATGTTTGGCTACGCAACTGATTTACGTAGTGCAACACAAGGTCGCGCCTCTTATTCTATGGAGTTTTCTAAGTATGCAGAGGCTCCAAAAGCAGTAGCTGACTCAGTTATTGAATCCCGAGGGGGCTAG